A window of Chloroflexota bacterium genomic DNA:
ACCGAGGGTGATCGAAAACCCCGGAATGGGTGATCGGATTCAGCGGAATACGCACATTGGCCACGTCCGTCGCTACGGCCGCATCACGAACGGCGAAGCGAGGCGCTTGCTGGGAGTCGAGGACATCATGGCGATGCGACACATCCTCCGCCGGATGGTGCGCCACGGGCTGCTGGCCCAGCGCGGGACGAGCAAGCAGAACACCTACTATGAGTTGGGCCCGGCAGCTGGACGTTGAGGGTTGGCGGCTGGGAAATGCGATTCTCGTCAGGACAGCACTTCGTGTCCTGATCTTCGGTCACTGACCGCGCCACGCTCCTCGACACCCTGAGTAAGATTACTCACCATGTCGAGTAATCCGTCGGGCTCCCGGTTCGAGCGGGCGCCCGCCGCCGTGCTGGAGGCTCGACTGCGGGACCCGCGGCGCTTCATCCAGGTCGTCGCGGGGCCGCGGCAGGTTGGCAAGACGACGCTCGTGCAGCAGGTGCTCGAGCGCATGGACGTGCCGGTGCGCTACGCGAGCGCGGACGAGCCCACCCTGCGCGGCGCGGACTGGATCGCCCAGCAGTGGGAGGCGGCTCGGCTGGAGGCCGGCGGCGGCCCGGCAATCCTCGCGCTCGACGAGGTCCAGAAGATCCCGCACTGGTCGGAGGCCGTGAAGCGACTGTGGGACGAAGACACGCGGGCGCGGCGTTCACTCGCGGTCGTGCTCCTGGGGTCCGCGCCGCTCCTCATCCAGCGCGGGCTGTCCGAGAGCCTCGCCGGCCGGTTCGAGGTGCTGCGCCTGTCGCACTGGGCGTTCGGCGAAATGCGGGAGGCGTTCGGCTTCTCGCTCGACGAGTACCTGTACTTTGGCGGGTATCCGGGTGCGGCACCGCTCGCGGGCGACCCGGCGCGGTGGAGGCGGTACGTCCTCGACTCCCTCATCGAGACGACGATCTCGCGCGACGTGCTCCTGCTCACGCGCGTGGACAAGCCCGCGCTCCTGCGGCGGATGTTCGAGCTGGGCTCGAGATACTCCGGGCAAGTGCTCTCGTACACGAAGATGCTCGGGCAGCTCCAGGACGCCGGCAACACCACGACGCTCGCCCACTACCTGGACCTCCTCGCCGGCGCCGGCCTGATCCAGGGGCTCCCGAAGTTCGCGGGTCAGGTCGTTCGCCAGCGCGGATCGAGCCCCAAGCTGCAGGTACTCAACACCGCACTGCTGACCGCGCCGTCCGGCCTGCCGCCCGAGGCCGCACGCGCGGACCCGGCCTTCTGGGGACGGCTCGTGGAGTCGGCCGTCGGTGCGCACCTGGCGAATGCGGCGGCATCCGGCGAGTTCGAGCTCTTCCACTGGCGCGAGCGCAATCGGGAGGTGGACTTCGTCGTTCGGTCGGGGAAGCACCTGACGGCCATCGAGGTGAAGAGCGGGCGAACGCCCGAGATGCTGCCGGGCCTGTCCGCCTTCGCGGCCGCGTTCCAGCCCGGACGGACGCTCCTCGTGGGCGGGGACGGCATCGCCGTCGAGGAATTCCTTGCACAGCCGGCGAGCCACTGGGTGCTCGCGTGACCGGCTCTTCGTTCACCGAGTCGATCGTCGAGGAGGCGACACTCACGTGGCTCGGCGCGCTTGGCTGGTCCGTGCTCCACGGGCCGGAGATCGCAGTCGGCACGCCCGGGGCTGAGCGGTCCGATCCGGGCTACCGCGACGTCATCCTCGAGGCACGACTCAGGCGCTCACTCACGCGTCTCAACCCTGGCTTGCCTCCGGAGGCGATCGACGAGGCGTTCCGCAAGCTGACTCGGGTCGCCCTGCCAACGCAGCTCGAGCGGAACC
This region includes:
- a CDS encoding ATP-binding protein, with the translated sequence MSSNPSGSRFERAPAAVLEARLRDPRRFIQVVAGPRQVGKTTLVQQVLERMDVPVRYASADEPTLRGADWIAQQWEAARLEAGGGPAILALDEVQKIPHWSEAVKRLWDEDTRARRSLAVVLLGSAPLLIQRGLSESLAGRFEVLRLSHWAFGEMREAFGFSLDEYLYFGGYPGAAPLAGDPARWRRYVLDSLIETTISRDVLLLTRVDKPALLRRMFELGSRYSGQVLSYTKMLGQLQDAGNTTTLAHYLDLLAGAGLIQGLPKFAGQVVRQRGSSPKLQVLNTALLTAPSGLPPEAARADPAFWGRLVESAVGAHLANAAASGEFELFHWRERNREVDFVVRSGKHLTAIEVKSGRTPEMLPGLSAFAAAFQPGRTLLVGGDGIAVEEFLAQPASHWVLA